A single region of the Nocardioides aurantiacus genome encodes:
- a CDS encoding fatty acid desaturase family protein produces the protein MAIADVKEYTHLSPEEVEELGRELDQVRADIEESRNADDAAYINRMITIQRRLATAGRITLFASKWKPAFFAGAAMLGVAKILENMEIGHNVMHGQWDWMNDPEIHSSTWDWDTAQPGEQWKHSHNYVHHQFTNVLGHDNDIGYGILRMAREQKWNIVNLGQPIYNALLASLFQWGVALHDLDIESIRKGQKDPEVMKKQLKQIGVKVRRQVGKDYILFPLLTGPAAIQTAKANALANLSRNLWSYMIIFCGHFPDGALHFSEEEIEDETRAEWYLRQMLGSANFQGGPLLHIMSGNLGYQIEHHLFPDLPSNRYGEISDRVRPLCEKYGVPYTTGPLHRQYGQALRTIMKLSLPNKFTKPARHDSADSIEVPRGRKKDSERPTRRTETGTWTSRASA, from the coding sequence ATGGCCATCGCCGATGTGAAGGAGTACACCCATCTCTCCCCCGAGGAGGTGGAGGAGCTGGGTCGCGAGCTCGACCAGGTCCGCGCGGACATCGAGGAGTCGCGCAACGCCGACGACGCGGCGTACATCAACCGCATGATCACCATCCAGCGCCGCCTGGCCACGGCCGGCCGGATCACGCTGTTCGCCAGCAAGTGGAAGCCGGCCTTCTTCGCCGGCGCCGCGATGCTCGGCGTGGCCAAGATCCTCGAGAACATGGAGATCGGCCACAACGTCATGCACGGCCAGTGGGACTGGATGAACGACCCCGAGATCCACTCCAGCACCTGGGACTGGGACACCGCGCAGCCCGGTGAGCAGTGGAAGCACAGCCACAACTACGTGCACCACCAGTTCACCAACGTGCTCGGCCACGACAACGACATCGGCTACGGCATCCTGCGGATGGCCCGCGAGCAGAAGTGGAACATCGTCAACCTCGGGCAGCCGATCTACAACGCGCTGCTCGCCTCGCTGTTCCAGTGGGGCGTCGCGCTCCACGACCTCGACATCGAGTCGATCCGCAAGGGCCAGAAGGACCCGGAGGTGATGAAGAAGCAGCTCAAGCAGATCGGCGTGAAGGTGCGTCGCCAGGTCGGCAAGGACTACATCCTCTTCCCGCTGCTGACCGGGCCCGCCGCGATCCAGACCGCCAAGGCTAACGCCCTGGCCAACCTGAGCCGCAACCTGTGGTCCTACATGATTATCTTCTGCGGCCACTTCCCCGACGGTGCGCTCCACTTCTCCGAGGAGGAGATCGAGGACGAGACCCGCGCGGAGTGGTACCTCCGCCAGATGCTGGGCTCGGCCAACTTCCAGGGCGGCCCGCTGCTGCACATCATGTCGGGCAACCTCGGCTACCAGATCGAGCACCACCTGTTCCCCGACCTCCCCAGCAACCGCTACGGCGAGATCAGCGACCGGGTGCGGCCGCTGTGCGAGAAGTACGGCGTGCCCTACACGACCGGTCCGCTGCACCGCCAGTACGGCCAGGCGCTGCGCACGATCATGAAGCTCTCGCTGCCCAACAAGTTCACCAAGCCGGCCCGCCACGACTCGGCGGACTCGATCGAGGTGCCGCGGGGCCGCAAGAAGGACTCCGAGCGCCCGACGCGTCGTACGGAGACCGGCACCTGGACCAGCCGGGCCTCTGCATGA
- a CDS encoding CDP-glycerol glycerophosphotransferase family protein, with protein MRSVRPRRHAVVHGVPDREGNAVEVLRHLLQHYDGEVYWLVASDGSDATWMLADLDRSRLHPVPKRSLRAFHRYVTAELVFFTHGLFGSPPPPADRTVVNVWHGDGPKRTANSAFRAQLSSTYLVAGTEQFGRSKAAGLGMSPSALLVTGNPRVDQMGRPVAPAALAALGLDPAAPVVVWAPTYRESGGGEGQSWSDSGRLSTRADLLEDLRAADDLVRRLGGQIVVKPHMLDADDYATGGFRVITDADLAAAQVSFYGLLGHSRCLVTDYSSIWTDYLTLDRPIGHFCPDLEEYQLGRGFNVTDFAGSLAGPLLQDRTSLLGFLQEVLDGGDPEGERRERVATEIGAVTALGATERLMAALGHPALRTPHART; from the coding sequence ATGAGGTCCGTCCGGCCGCGTCGTCACGCCGTCGTCCACGGTGTCCCCGACCGGGAGGGCAACGCGGTGGAGGTGCTGCGCCACCTGCTGCAGCACTACGACGGCGAGGTCTACTGGCTGGTGGCCTCCGACGGCAGCGACGCCACCTGGATGCTCGCGGACCTCGACCGCTCACGCCTGCACCCGGTCCCGAAGCGTTCGCTGCGCGCCTTCCACCGCTACGTGACGGCTGAGCTGGTGTTCTTCACCCACGGCCTCTTCGGCTCGCCACCACCGCCCGCCGACCGCACCGTCGTCAACGTCTGGCACGGCGACGGCCCCAAGCGGACGGCCAACTCCGCGTTCCGGGCACAGCTGTCGTCCACCTACCTGGTGGCGGGCACCGAGCAGTTCGGGCGCAGCAAGGCCGCGGGGCTCGGGATGTCGCCCTCGGCCCTGCTGGTGACGGGCAACCCGCGCGTCGACCAGATGGGGCGCCCCGTGGCCCCGGCGGCCCTCGCCGCCCTGGGCCTGGACCCCGCCGCGCCCGTGGTGGTGTGGGCGCCGACCTACCGTGAGTCCGGCGGCGGCGAGGGGCAGTCGTGGTCGGACTCCGGCCGGCTGAGCACCCGCGCCGACCTGCTGGAGGACCTGCGTGCCGCCGACGACCTCGTACGCCGCCTGGGCGGCCAGATCGTCGTGAAGCCGCACATGCTCGACGCCGACGACTACGCGACGGGGGGCTTCCGCGTCATCACCGACGCCGACCTCGCGGCCGCCCAGGTCTCCTTCTACGGGCTGCTGGGCCACTCGCGCTGCCTCGTCACGGACTACAGCAGCATCTGGACCGACTACCTCACGCTGGACCGACCGATCGGCCACTTCTGCCCCGACCTGGAGGAGTACCAGCTCGGGCGCGGGTTCAACGTCACCGACTTCGCCGGTTCGCTGGCCGGCCCCCTGCTCCAGGACCGGACGTCCCTGCTCGGCTTCCTGCAGGAGGTGCTGGACGGCGGCGACCCCGAGGGCGAGCGCCGCGAGCGGGTGGCGACCGAGATCGGCGCCGTGACCGCCCTCGGGGCCACGGAGCGGCTGATGGCCGCTCTCGGGCACCCGGCCCTGCGCACCCCGCACGCGCGCACCTAG
- a CDS encoding DNA polymerase domain-containing protein, with the protein MVATPPAIVAADDHEVRVTSPDRVVYPATDRTPEVTKLQVVEYYVAVRDGILRALEDRPVALERWTTGVHEGITLATGRGDKSDAFYSKRVPRGAPPYVGTARVAFPSGRPAEEVCVTNLATVGWCAQMGTITFHPWPTRSGDNDHPDELRIDLDPQPGTTFTDAVRVAGVARELLEELGITGYPKTSGNRGVHVYVRIEPRWDFVDVRHAAIGFGRALEQRDEGVTTRWWKEERGERIFVDFNQNARDRTIASAYSLRPRPGAPVSTPVTWKELAGLTDPRDLHLFSVPDRLADGDPWAGIDDTAHSLEPLLRLYEESGEGEANYPPDYPKMPGEPPRVQPSKKVASHWDDDGNRVAD; encoded by the coding sequence CTGGTGGCCACTCCTCCTGCGATCGTCGCGGCCGACGACCACGAGGTGCGGGTCACCAGTCCCGACCGGGTGGTCTACCCGGCGACGGACCGCACGCCCGAGGTCACCAAGCTGCAGGTGGTGGAGTACTACGTCGCCGTCCGTGACGGCATCCTGCGCGCCCTGGAGGACCGGCCGGTGGCGCTGGAGCGGTGGACCACCGGGGTGCACGAGGGCATCACCCTCGCGACCGGCCGCGGCGACAAGAGCGACGCGTTCTACTCCAAGCGGGTGCCCAGGGGCGCTCCGCCGTACGTCGGGACGGCCCGCGTCGCCTTCCCCAGCGGCCGCCCCGCCGAGGAGGTCTGCGTGACCAACCTCGCCACCGTCGGCTGGTGCGCCCAGATGGGCACGATCACCTTCCATCCGTGGCCCACGCGCAGCGGCGACAACGACCACCCCGACGAGCTGCGCATCGACCTCGACCCCCAGCCGGGCACGACCTTCACCGACGCCGTCCGGGTCGCCGGCGTCGCGCGCGAGCTGCTCGAGGAGCTCGGCATCACCGGCTACCCCAAGACCAGCGGCAACCGGGGCGTGCACGTCTACGTCCGCATCGAGCCGCGCTGGGACTTCGTCGACGTCCGCCACGCCGCGATCGGCTTCGGCCGGGCGCTGGAGCAGCGCGACGAGGGCGTGACGACCCGGTGGTGGAAGGAGGAGCGCGGCGAGCGGATCTTCGTCGACTTCAACCAGAACGCCCGCGACCGCACGATCGCCTCGGCGTACTCGCTGCGGCCCAGGCCCGGTGCCCCCGTCTCCACGCCCGTCACGTGGAAGGAGCTCGCCGGGCTCACCGACCCCCGCGACCTCCACCTGTTCTCGGTGCCCGACCGGCTCGCCGACGGCGACCCGTGGGCCGGCATCGACGACACCGCGCACTCGCTGGAGCCGCTGCTGCGGCTCTACGAGGAGTCGGGGGAGGGGGAGGCCAACTACCCGCCCGACTACCCCAAGATGCCCGGCGAGCCGCCCCGGGTGCAGCCGTCGAAGAAGGTCGCCTCGCACTGGGACGACGACGGCAACCGCGTGGCGGACTGA
- a CDS encoding ATP-dependent DNA ligase yields the protein MDLPVMPPVRPMLAKSVKGVPDPARHDGGLLFEPKWDGFRCLVFRDGDEVELASRNTKPLTRYFPEVVAAVLEQLPERCVLDGELFVAIGPRLEFEVLQERIHPAESRITMLSGKTPASYVAFDLLAIGDESLVDRPLAERRARLEAELAHLDGVAGSIHLTRTTTDPVEAEQWFEQFEGAGLDGVMAKPLSSAYVENGRTMFKVKHARTADVVVAGYRLHKNSTPERPLLGSLLLGLHDGDRLQHVGVAASFTEARRAELVEELAPLECSIEDHPWSAWAGDAIANPDRVPGTQSRWSVGKDLSFTPLRPERVLEVGYEHMEGSRFRHTAQFKRWRPDRDPGSCGYEQLEEPVGYDLTRVLGTRP from the coding sequence GTGGACCTCCCCGTGATGCCGCCCGTGCGGCCGATGCTCGCCAAGTCCGTCAAGGGCGTGCCCGACCCGGCACGGCACGACGGCGGGTTGCTGTTCGAGCCCAAGTGGGACGGCTTCCGCTGCCTGGTCTTCCGCGACGGCGACGAGGTCGAGCTGGCCTCGCGCAACACCAAGCCGCTGACGCGCTACTTCCCCGAGGTCGTCGCGGCCGTGCTGGAGCAGCTGCCGGAGCGGTGCGTGCTCGACGGCGAGCTGTTCGTGGCGATCGGGCCCCGCCTGGAGTTCGAGGTGCTGCAGGAGCGCATCCATCCCGCGGAGTCGCGCATCACGATGCTCTCGGGGAAGACCCCCGCGTCCTACGTCGCCTTCGACCTGCTGGCCATCGGCGACGAGTCGCTCGTGGACCGTCCGCTCGCGGAGCGCCGCGCCCGGCTCGAGGCCGAGCTCGCCCACCTCGACGGCGTCGCCGGGTCGATCCACCTCACCCGCACCACGACCGACCCGGTCGAGGCCGAGCAGTGGTTTGAGCAGTTCGAGGGCGCCGGTCTCGACGGGGTGATGGCCAAGCCGCTGTCCTCGGCGTACGTCGAGAACGGCCGCACCATGTTCAAGGTCAAGCACGCCCGCACCGCCGACGTCGTCGTCGCGGGCTACCGCTTGCACAAGAACTCCACCCCCGAGCGGCCGCTGCTCGGCTCCCTGCTGCTCGGGCTCCACGACGGCGACCGGCTCCAGCACGTCGGCGTGGCCGCGTCCTTCACCGAGGCCCGCCGGGCCGAGCTGGTCGAGGAGCTGGCCCCGCTGGAGTGCTCGATCGAGGACCACCCGTGGTCGGCCTGGGCCGGCGACGCGATCGCCAACCCCGACCGGGTGCCGGGCACCCAGAGCCGCTGGAGCGTCGGCAAGGACCTGTCGTTCACCCCGCTGCGGCCCGAGCGGGTGCTCGAGGTCGGCTACGAGCACATGGAGGGCAGCCGGTTCCGGCACACGGCCCAGTTCAAGCGCTGGCGCCCCGACCGGGACCCGGGGTCCTGCGGCTACGAGCAGCTCGAGGAGCCCGTGGGCTACGACCTCACTAGGGTGTTGGGGACCCGACCGTGA
- a CDS encoding CDP-alcohol phosphatidyltransferase family protein → MTAYRDAVSALGARQKSQRGVSLYSRFVNRPLGRLVAAAAHTLGLSPNLVSLLSAVVTLAGVAVLALVPPTWWSGVLVWQLLAWGFVLDSADGQVARLQSRSSPGGEWLDHVIDAGKMVVVHAGVLVGWYRFTDLSDGLLLVPLFFQLVAVVMFAGLTIVALLKRVAGVTRSEGQGGPSWVRAVGLLPADYGIQTLFFVLWGAVGVFAAAYTLLAVVNAVLLVLLSAKWWGELRALAGPQG, encoded by the coding sequence ATGACGGCATACCGCGACGCCGTGTCCGCGCTGGGCGCCCGGCAGAAGTCCCAGCGAGGGGTCTCGCTGTACTCCCGCTTCGTCAACCGCCCTCTCGGTCGCCTGGTCGCGGCCGCGGCCCACACGCTGGGCCTGTCCCCCAACCTCGTCAGCCTGCTCTCCGCCGTGGTCACCCTGGCCGGGGTCGCGGTCCTGGCCCTCGTGCCGCCGACGTGGTGGTCGGGGGTGCTGGTGTGGCAGCTGCTGGCCTGGGGCTTCGTCCTGGACTCGGCGGACGGCCAGGTGGCGCGCCTGCAGTCGCGTTCCTCCCCGGGAGGGGAGTGGCTCGACCACGTCATCGACGCGGGCAAGATGGTGGTGGTGCACGCCGGGGTGCTGGTCGGCTGGTACCGCTTCACGGACCTCTCCGACGGGCTGCTGCTGGTCCCGCTGTTCTTCCAGCTCGTGGCCGTGGTGATGTTCGCCGGGCTCACCATCGTGGCGCTGCTCAAGCGCGTGGCCGGCGTCACCAGGAGCGAGGGACAGGGCGGACCCTCGTGGGTGCGTGCCGTCGGGCTGCTGCCGGCCGACTACGGCATCCAGACGCTGTTCTTCGTGCTGTGGGGGGCCGTCGGTGTCTTCGCCGCGGCGTACACGCTGCTGGCGGTGGTCAACGCGGTCCTGCTCGTGCTGCTGAGCGCCAAGTGGTGGGGCGAGCTCCGGGCGCTCGCGGGGCCTCAGGGCTGA
- a CDS encoding DapH/DapD/GlmU-related protein yields the protein MAILRAFGAAVGNGVVMRGDVRVHWPWKLTVGNDCWIGEGVWILNLEPVVLGDDVCVSQGAMLCTGSHDRRSPSFEFDNAPIRVADGAWIAARATVLRGVSIGADAVVGATALVTQDVAVGDVVHAPASVVRQSRS from the coding sequence GTGGCGATCCTACGGGCGTTCGGGGCCGCTGTCGGCAACGGCGTCGTGATGCGCGGCGACGTGCGCGTGCACTGGCCGTGGAAGCTCACGGTCGGGAACGACTGCTGGATCGGGGAGGGGGTGTGGATCCTGAACCTCGAGCCGGTGGTCCTTGGTGACGACGTTTGCGTCTCCCAGGGTGCAATGCTCTGCACTGGGAGCCACGACAGACGTTCGCCCAGCTTCGAGTTCGACAACGCCCCCATCCGGGTGGCCGACGGAGCGTGGATCGCTGCGCGCGCCACCGTGCTGCGCGGGGTGAGCATCGGCGCGGACGCCGTCGTGGGTGCCACTGCACTGGTGACCCAGGACGTGGCCGTCGGCGACGTCGTCCACGCCCCCGCGTCGGTCGTCCGGCAGAGCAGGAGCTGA
- a CDS encoding glycosyltransferase — MTLVTPHGEYGGPVRVAVNQARSLRSAGWDVVLVGAHRGWGSTGPPTKVDGVPTMLWPARTLVPGAGFAGVGSPGLWRWVRRHARDFDVVHVHLARDLVTLPAAWLVRRLGVPYVLQTHGMVDATSNPLAVPLDAAMTRPVLRSAGRVLHLTLEELHGLQQVVPSGLRTAVLHNGVPLPSDPAGGGSRTVLYLARLAPRKRPGAFVEAARVLASRHPDVEFVMVGPDEGEGAAVKEAIRQAVAGGARVSWTGAVAPENTEAAMRQACSYVLPAVDEPYPMSVLEAMALSLPVLVTDSCGLAPAIARAGAGIVVDASQESLVEALDRLLSDPVAAAAMGIRGRALVQQEMDMAEVADRLSNTYIEVISPG, encoded by the coding sequence GTGACGCTCGTCACGCCCCACGGGGAGTACGGCGGGCCTGTCAGGGTGGCGGTCAACCAGGCGAGGAGCCTCCGGTCGGCCGGCTGGGACGTCGTGCTGGTGGGCGCCCATCGTGGTTGGGGCTCGACGGGTCCGCCTACCAAGGTCGACGGCGTGCCGACGATGCTCTGGCCCGCGCGGACCCTCGTCCCGGGCGCCGGCTTCGCCGGGGTCGGCTCGCCGGGTCTGTGGCGGTGGGTGCGTCGGCACGCCCGGGACTTCGACGTCGTCCATGTCCACCTGGCGCGCGACCTGGTCACGCTTCCCGCCGCCTGGCTGGTGCGACGTCTGGGCGTGCCGTACGTCCTGCAAACCCACGGAATGGTGGACGCCACCTCGAACCCCCTGGCGGTGCCGTTGGACGCGGCCATGACCCGACCGGTCCTGCGCTCGGCCGGCCGCGTCCTCCACCTCACCCTCGAAGAGCTGCACGGGTTACAGCAGGTGGTGCCGAGCGGGCTACGGACCGCGGTCCTCCACAACGGCGTGCCCCTGCCCTCGGATCCGGCCGGCGGAGGGTCCCGCACGGTCCTCTACCTGGCGCGGCTGGCGCCGCGGAAGCGTCCGGGGGCCTTCGTCGAGGCTGCGCGTGTGCTGGCCTCGCGCCATCCGGACGTCGAGTTCGTGATGGTGGGCCCAGACGAGGGCGAGGGGGCCGCGGTCAAGGAGGCGATCCGCCAGGCGGTGGCAGGGGGAGCGCGCGTGAGCTGGACCGGGGCCGTCGCGCCGGAGAACACCGAGGCCGCCATGCGCCAGGCCTGCTCCTACGTCCTCCCAGCGGTCGACGAGCCCTACCCGATGTCCGTGCTCGAGGCCATGGCGCTCAGTCTCCCTGTACTCGTCACCGACAGTTGCGGACTCGCGCCGGCCATCGCTCGGGCCGGCGCGGGGATCGTCGTCGATGCGTCCCAGGAGTCGCTGGTCGAGGCACTCGATCGGCTACTGTCAGACCCCGTTGCAGCCGCTGCAATGGGGATCCGCGGCCGTGCTCTCGTTCAGCAGGAGATGGACATGGCCGAGGTGGCCGACCGTCTGTCCAACACCTACATCGAGGTCATCTCACCTGGCTGA